A stretch of the Calypte anna isolate BGI_N300 chromosome 5, bCalAnn1_v1.p, whole genome shotgun sequence genome encodes the following:
- the NAT10 gene encoding RNA cytidine acetyltransferase has protein sequence MQRRKVDNRIRVLIENGVAERQRALFVVVGDRGKDQVVILHHMLSKATVKARPSVLWCYKKELGFSSHRKKRMRQLQKKIKSGTLNIRDDDPFELFIAATNIRYCYYNETHKILGNTFGMCVLQDFEALTPNLLARTVETVEGGGIVVILLRTMNSLKQLYTMTMDVHSRYRTEAHQDVVGRFNERFILSLASCKNCMVIDDQLNILPISSHVANITPVPPQSQEDSLRPQDLELKELKESLQDTQPVGVLVDGCKTLDQAKAVLKFIEAISEKTLRSTVALTAARGRGKSAALGLAIAGAVAFGYSNIFVTSPSPDNLHTLFEFIFKGFDALQYEEHLDYEIVQSLNPEFNKAVVRVNVFKEHRQTIQYIHPADSVKLGQAELVVIDEAAAIPLPLVKNLLGPYLVFMASTINGYEGTGRSLSLKLIQQLRQQSAQSQVSMTAENKSTATAKLASARTLHEVSLHESIRYAPGDPVEKWLNDLLCLDCLNITRIISGCPLPETCDLYYVNRDTLFCYHKASEVFLQRLMALYVASHYKNSPNDLQMLSDAPAHHLFCLLPPVPPTQNSLPEVLAVVQVCLEGEISRQSIMNSLSRGKKASGDLIPWTISEQFQDPDFGSLSGGRVVRIAVHPDYQGMGYGSRALTLLQMYYEGKFPSLEEKTIQKPQEITTVSSETVSLLEEVVKPRKDLPPLLLKLSERQAENLDYLGVSYGLTPRLLKFWKRAGFVPVYLRQTPNDLTGEHSCIMLKMLNEEETEQEPWLTAFWKDFRRRFLSLLSYQFSTFSPSLALNILQNKNIKQPPQPPISRAELESVFIPYDLKRLEMYSRNMVDYHLIMDMVPTIARMFFLNQMGDISLSAAQSALFLGIGLQHKSLDQLEKELELPSSQLMGLFNRIIRKVVQLFNTVQEKAVEEQMVATKDIVMEPTLKSLNDDLEEAAKEFQEKHKQEVGKLKEMDLTQYIIRGDDEEWNEVLSKAGQNASIVSLKSEKRKLETAKGPKQQKKFKKTKDVRQKKWKK, from the exons ATGCAGCGCCGGAAAGTGGATAACCGCATTCGGGTGCTGATCGAGAACGGGGTAGCGGAGCGGCAGCGGGCCCTCTTCGTGGTTGTCGGTGACCGCGGCAAGGATCAG GTGGTTATACTTCATCACATGTTGTCTAAAGCAACTGTAAAGGCCAGACCCTCTGTGCTATGGTGTTACAAAAAGGAGCTGGGCTTTAGCAG CCACCGGAAGAAGAGGATGAGGCAGCTACAGAAGAAGATTAAAAGTGGGACTTTGAACATAAGGGATGATGATCCTTTTGAGTTATTTATTGCAGCTACAAATATTCGCTACTGCTATTACAATGAAACTCATAAGATTCTTGGTAACACTTTTGGCATGTGTGTTCTTCAG gATTTTGAAGCCTTGACTCCAAACCTGCTGGCTAGAACTGTTGAAACAGTAGAAGGGGGTGGAATTGTGGTGATTCTCCTGAGAACTATGAACTCACTGAAGCAGCTCTATACCATGACCATG gaTGTTCACTCTCGGTACAGAACAGAGGCTCACCAGGATGTTGTAGGACGGTTTAACGAGAG GTTCATTCTGTCTCTGGCCTCCTGCAAGAACTGCATGGTCATCGATGATCAGCTGAATATTTTGCCCATCTCCAGTCATGTTGCAAACATCACACCAGTTCCACCACAGTCCCAG GAAGACAGCCTTCGGCCACAGGACTTGGAGCTGAAAGAACTGAAGGAGAGCTTGCAGGACACACAGCCTGTAGGAGTTTTGGTGGATGGCTGTAAAACTCTGGATCAG GCAAAAGCAGTTCTGAAATTCATTGAAGCCATTTCTGAGAAGACTCTGCGGAGCACTGTGGCATTGACAGCAGCCAGGGGACGTGGTAAATCTGCTGCTTTGGGACTGGCTATTGCTGGAGCAGTAGCTTTTGG TTACTCCAATATCTTTGTAACATCTCCAAGTCCTGATAACCTTCACACTCTTTTTGAGTTCATATTTAAAGGCTTTGATGCCCTGCAGTATGAG gaacacCTGGACTATGAAATTGTTCAGTCTTTAAATCCAGAGTTTAACAAGGCTGTTGTCAGAGTGAATGTGTTCAAGGAGCACAGACAGACCATTCAG TACATACACCCTGCTGATTCTGTGAAACTGGGGCAAGCTGAACTTGTTGTGATTGATGAAGCTGCTGccatccctctgcccctggTGAAAAACCTGCTGGGGCCTTATCTGGTTTTCATGGCCTCTACAATCAATGG gtaTGAGGGCACTGGTCGGTCACTGTCTCTGAAGCTCATTCAGCAGCTCCGTCAACAGAGTGCACAATCCCAAGTCTCCATGACAGCAGAGAACAAATCTACAGCTACAGCAAAACTTGCCTCAG CTCGTACGTTGCATGAAGTCTCCCTCCATGAATCAATCAGATATGCCCCTGGTGACCCAGTTGAAAAGTGGCTGAATGATCTCCTGTGTTTGGACTGTCTCAACATCACTAGAATTATCTCTGGCTGCCCACTGCCTGAGACTTGTGACCT ATACTACGTCAATAGAGACACACTTTTTTGTTACCACAAAGCATCAGAAGTTTTTCTGCAGAGACTGATGGCCCTTTATGTGGCTTCACACTACAAG AACTCACCCAATGATCTCCAGATGCTATCTGATGCACCTGCCCATcatcttttttgccttttgccaCCTGTTCCACCTACCCAGAATTCATTACCAGAAGTCCTTGCTGTTGTGCAG GTGTGCTTGGAGGGAGAGATCTCTCGCCAGTCTATCATGAACAGCCtttctaggggaaaaaaagcttcaggTGATCTTATTCCTTGGACCATTTCAGAGCAG TTCCAAGATCCAGACTTTGGGAGCCTTTCTGGAGGGCGTGTTGTTCGTATTGCGGTTCATCCGGATTATCAGGGG ATGGGTTatggcagcagagctctgacTTTACTACAGATGTACTATGAAGGCAAATTCCcaagtttggaagaaaaaacaattcaAAAGCCCCAAGAAATTACAACTGTAAGCAGTGAG actgTTAGTTTACTAGAAGAGGTTGTGAAACCTCGGAAGGATTTGCCTCCTTTACTTCTCAAACTGAGTGAGAGACAAGCTGAAAACCTGGACTATCTAGGGGTATCTTATGGCCTGACACCAAGGTTACTCAA gtTTTGGAAACGTGCTGGATTTGTGCCAGTCTACCTGAGGCAGACACCA aaCGACCTGACAGGTGAGCATTCCTGCATCATGCTGAAGATGCTGAATGAAGAGGAGACTGAACAGGAGCCTTGGCTTACTGCCTTCTGGAAAG ATTTTAGGAGAcgtttcctttctctgctttcctacCAGTTCAGCACATTCTCTCCCTCTTTGGCATTGAATATtctacagaacaaaaatatcaaACAGCCACCACAGCCAC CCATCAGCCGTGCTGAACTGGAATCAGTTTTCATCCCATATGACCTGAAGAGGTTAGAGATGTACTCCCGTAACATGGTGGACTATCACCTCATCATGGACATGGTACCTACCATTGCCAGGATGTTTTTTCTCAACCAGATGGGGGatatctctctctctgctgcacAGTCG GCACTGTTTCTAGGAATTGGCCTGCAGCATAAATCTCTGGACCAGCTGGaaaaggagttagagctgccCAGCAGTCAGCTGATGGGCCTCTTCAACAGAATCATCCGCAAAGTTGTCCAG TTGTTCAACACAGTCCAGGAAAAAGCTGTGGAGGAGCAGATGGTGGCAACAAAGGACATTGTCATGGAGCCAACACTGAAATCTTTAAATGACGATTTG GAAGAAGCTGCAAAGGAATTCCAGGAAAAACACAAGCAAGAAGTGGGGAAACTGAAGGAAATGGACCTTACACA atATATTATCCGGGGTGATGATGAAGAATGGAATGAGGTGCTGAGCAAAGCAGGACAGAACGCTTCCATCGTCAGTTTGAAAAG TGAGAAGAGAAAATTAGAAACAGCAAAAGGACCCAAGCAACAGAAGAAATTTAAGAAGACTAAAGATGTGAGGCAGAAGAAGTGGAAGAAATGA